Proteins encoded in a region of the Zonotrichia albicollis isolate bZonAlb1 chromosome 22, bZonAlb1.hap1, whole genome shotgun sequence genome:
- the POLR2J gene encoding DNA-directed RNA polymerase II subunit RPB11-a, with amino-acid sequence MNAPPAFESFLLFEGEKKITINKDTKVPNACLFTINKEDHTLGNIIKSQLLKDPQVLFAGYKVPHPLEHKIIIRVQTTPDYSPQEAFTNAITDLISELSLLEERFRVAIKDKQEGIE; translated from the exons ATGAACGCGCCTCCGGCCTTCGAGTCTTTCCTGCTCTTCGAGGGCGAGAAAAA GATCACCATCAACAAGGACACCAAGGTGCCCAACGCCTGCCTGTTCACCATCAACAAGGAGGACCACACGCTCGGCAACATCATCAAGTC GCAGCTGCTCAAAGACCCGCAGGTGCTGTTTGCAGGGTACAAGGTCCCACACCCTCTGGAACATAAAATCATCATCCGTGTCCAAACCACGCCAGATTACAGCCCCCAGGAGGCTTTCACCAATGCCATCACAGACCTGATCAGTGAGCTCTCCCTCCTGGAGGAGAGGTTCAGG GTCGCAATTAAGGACAAACAAGAAGGAATTGAGTAA